From a region of the Panicum virgatum strain AP13 chromosome 2K, P.virgatum_v5, whole genome shotgun sequence genome:
- the LOC120695573 gene encoding peamaclein-like: MAVQSRRTKVEKTKGRIPVALLLLALVAAASLHDLAVAADSSGAATDGACDGKCRSRCSLKKAGRCMGLCMMCCGKCGGCVPSGPYASKDECPCYRDMKSPKSQHPKCP; encoded by the exons ATGGCCGTCCA ATCTCGACGAACAAAGGTGGAGAAGACGAAGGGGAGGATCCCTGTGGCTCTCCTGCTCCTCGCcctggtcgccgccgcctcgctccatGATCTCGCCGTGGCTGCAG acagctccggcgccgccacggacGGTGCGTGCGACGGCAAGTGCCGGAGCCGGTGCTCGCTGAAGAAGGCCGGGCGGTGCATGGGACTCTGCATGATGTGCTGCGGCAAGTGCGGCGGCTGCGTGCCGTCGGGGCCCTACGCTAGCAAGGACGAGTGCCCCTGCTACAGGGACATGAAGTCGCCCAAGAGCCAGCACCCCAAGTGCCCCTAG
- the LOC120693401 gene encoding uncharacterized protein LOC120693401: protein MVGAITVGAARKMAAEEEPLLDVAALKGKEEEEAAEKIKLQSAVRNYTTFLYVGFVFGTLAPRAAVKAAPAAVASAQRFLAGGYDLTVTVAFFAAATLLLQARLARALRPSTNTKARLTPLAAWSLAVVTWCCITSVFHHCLTFGDENLGGYGEWAASAGASFANLFMSARTVMRHLA from the exons ATGGTGGGCGCCATCACCGTCGGTGCTGCGCGCAAGATGGCTGCTG AGGAAGAACCACTGCTTGATGTTGCCGCGCTcaaggggaaggaggaggaggaagccgcg GAGAAGATCAAGCTCCAGAGTGCAGTGAGGAACTACACCACCTTCCTCTACGTCGGCTTCGTGTTCGGCACACTCGCGCCGAGGGCGGCGGTGaaggccgcgccggccgccgtcgcctccgcccagcgcttcctcgccggcggctaCGACCTCACCGTCACCGTCGCCTTCTTCGCCGCGGCGACGCTGCTCCTGCAGGCCCGCCTCGCGCGCGCCCTCAGGCCCTCCACGAACACGAAGGCGCGGCTGACCCCTCTCGCCGCGTGGTCCCTAGCCGTTGTCACGTGGTGCTGCATCACGTCCGTCTTCCACCACTGCCTCACCTTCGGCGATGAGAACCTGGGCGGCTACGGCGAGTgggcggcctccgccggcgcctcctTCGCGAACCTCTTCATGTCCGCACGCACCGTCATG CGTCACCTCGcttga